The Bacteroidota bacterium genome segment CGAAACACAGAGACTCTGAGCGTGTGAATGAGCGAAGCGCTGCGTCGACACCCCCTGTTCTCGCTACACTCGAACTGTCCCCCTCACGCGTGAGTGGGACAGCTTCCCGACCCTTTACGGGGAGAGAAGCGGGGGGTGCGTCGAGCTAACGCGTGATCGTCAGGCGCGTCGTTTCCACCGAGTCACCCGCTGCTAGTCGCACCACGTAGGCCCCGCTTGCCAGTCCGGCGGCGTCGAACGAGACCGCGTAGCGGCCCGGCGTCTGCGGGGCGTCCACGAGCGTGGCGACCTGGCGGCCGAGGAGGTCGTAGACCGTCAGCGTCACGTCGGTGGCCTGCGGCAGCGCGTATTCGAGCGTCGTCGAGGTGGCGAACGGGTTCGGGTAGGCGGCGTCGAGCGCGAGCGTGGCCGGGACGGCCGTGTCGATCTGCTCGGCGTCGGTCACGACGAGGCCCGGCTCAGGCTTCTCGACGAACTCGTTGGTGTAGACCCGGAACTCGCCCGGCAGCAGCGTGAACGTCTGCGGCCCGGCGCTTGCGAGTTCGAGGTCGCCGTTGTCGAAGTAGCTGAACCAGTCGCCGCCCTCAGCGAAATCGACGGTCACGTCATCGGACACGACGCCGAAGTTGCCGACAATCACGACCTCGCTCGGCTGCCCGGCGGGCGCGCCGCCATAGGAGAGCCGGATGTAGCGGTCTGCCGTGCGCCCCACGCGGAGGTCCACGTCGGTGAGCTCGGAGGTGAAGATGGCGTTCTCGTTGCGCAGCTTGAGGAGCGCGCCCCACGTCTTGTAGAGGCGCACGCGCGCTTCGCGCTCGGACGCGCTGGTGACCTGTACCTGGCCGTTGAAGCCGTTGCGGTCGGGCGCCACGTCGGCGAAGTAGTCCCAGCGGATCGGCTTGTTGCCGGTGCGGCCGGGGTCGCTCGTTGCGCAGCCGCCGCCGCCGCCGTCGCGGAGGCACTCGCCGGGCCCACCGCCGTAGCCGATCTCAGCGAACTGCCAGAGCATGCGCGGGCCGGGCACCGTGTAGAAAAACGCGCCGACGAGCTTCATACGCTCGAGCGCGGTCTCGACCGTGCGCGTGTCGTAGTCGCCGGAGCGGTTGCCGAACTCACGGTTGCGGTACATCAGCCACTGCTCGTCGTGGCTCTCCATGAACGTGATCTGGCCGTCGAGCGGGTAGCCGTTGTTCGGCGGATACGTCCGTTCGAGCGTGCTCTCGAAGTCGGTTGCCGTCGGGTAGCCCATCGCGCTCTGGCTGTAGGCGCGGTTCAAGTTGTTCCAGAGCATCATGCCCGGCAAGCCCGCGTCGCGGCCGTAGTTGGCCAGCGCGCGGTCTTCGCGGGCGTCGGCGAAGTGCTCCAGGATGATGTAGGCGTCGTCGTCCACAGCCCAGATCTCGTCGGCCATGCGCGTGAGCAGGTCGATGCGGCCCTGGTTGAAGGCGCTCCACGCGCCAACATCGCCCCCGTAGTCGCGCGTCGTGAAGCCCTTCGAGAGGTCGAAGCGGAAGCCGTCCACGCGGTACTCGGTCAGCCACCACTCGTTGGCACGGTCGAGCCAGCGCTGCACGCCGAAGTAGGTGTGGTCGAGGTCGGTGAAGACGTTGAACGGGTGCTGCTCGGGGACGTGCACGTACGGGTTGGCGTCGTTGGCACCGAAGAGCGTCACGAGCGGCGACGGCTGGTCGGCGTGGTTGTAGACGACGTCCAGGATGATCGCGAGGCCGCGCTGGTGCGCCGCGTCGATGAACGCCTTGAGCTGCTCGGGCGGGCCGTAGTACTTGTCCACGGCGAGGTGGAAGGTCGGCTGGTAGCCCCAGTTCTCGTTGCCGCCGAACTCCTGAATCGGCATTAGTTCGAGCGCGTTCACGCCGAGGTTGACGAAGTAGTCGAGCGTGTCGGCGAGCGTGTCGTAGTCGTGCGCGGTGATGAAGTCGCGGACGAGCATCTCGTAGATGACGAGGTCCTGTTGCGCGGGGCGCTCGTAGTCGTCGTCCTGCCAGTCGTAGGGCGTCGCGCCGGGCGTGAGCACGCCGACGATGCCCTGCGCACCGTCGGGATACTCGGGCAGGTTCGGATAGACCGACTCGGGGATGAAGCGGTCGTTGTTCGGGTCGAGGACGAGCGGGACGTAGGCGTCGGTGACGCGCTGCGTGCCGTCGACGAGGTATTGGAAGGCATACGTCTCGCCGGGCGTGAGGTCCATCTCCAGCCACCAATACACCTCGTCGTCGCTGACGACGTCGCGGCGCATGAGGTAGGCGTCGTCCGGCTGGAAGTCGTTGAAGTCACCGAGGACGTAGACGTAGCTCTTGCTCGGGGCGAGGAGCGAGAGGAAGACCTTGCCGGGCTCCGCGTCGGAGTAGGTGATGCCGTCTTGGATGCCGACGGGCCGCGCCTGGTCCACGACGGTCGGCGGCGGCACGCCGATGTCGAAGCTGACGGTGCGCCCCATCATGTCCTCGGCGTTGAGCGCGAACCGCGAGCCCGGCGCGACGGCCTCAGGGAGTTCGAAGCGGAAGATGCCGCTCTCGGCGTCGTAGAAATCGAGCCCGTTGGTATACGTCGTCGCGTTGACCTCGAAGTCGATGCGGGTGAACTCCGCGGTCCCGAAAAGGCCTGCCGACACCGCGACGATGTTGCCACCGTTGTCCGTCTCGCGCGCAGCCTGCAAGAACATCGGGTCGACGACCTCGATCTGCGAGTCGGCGTTCGGCCCGACGAACACGGGGTTGAGCGGGTCGGTGATCCAGGTAAAGTTGCTCCCGTCGCCGTTGTTGTGGTAGTGCACCTTGTATTGGTACGTCCCCCCGATGTCCAGCGTCAGGGTCTTGCGGTACTCGTTCTCCTGCGGCACATAGTCCATCGCGGACGGCGCGCCGATCTGGATGCGCCCGCTGCTGTTCGGCCCCCAGTCGTTGAACGACCCCGGCAAGAACGCGCGCACCGGCGTGACGGCGGGCGGCGTCAGATCCGGGACGAAGCGGAACGTGAGGTCGAGGGTCTGCGCCTGCGTCGGGAGCGTGCCGACGAGGGCGAAGACGAGGGCCAGGAGCCAGGGAAGACGGCGCATCAGTCTGGAGAGGAGGTGGCTGGAACTACGGATAAAAACACCGGCCCCCGTTCAAAGGGACCGGCGTGCAGGTCTGGGTATGGATGTGTGAATGTGTGCAGGTATGAACGTGAGTGCATGTACGTCCACACATTCATACCTGCACACCTCCATACCGCGGAGGCGGCGTCAGCCGCCGAGCGCTAGCGGATGACCGTGAGACGCTGGCTCACGAGGCCCTCCTGCGTGCGGAGCTGGTAGACGTAGACGCCCGCCGCGAGCCCCGACGCGTCGAAGCCGACGCGGTAGTTGCTCGCCGTCTGCACCTCGTCCACGAGCGTGGCGACCACGCGGCCCGTGACGTCGTAGACCATGAGCGACACCGGCCCGGCCTGCGGTACGCTGTACTC includes the following:
- a CDS encoding alpha-amylase family glycosyl hydrolase, with translation MRRLPWLLALVFALVGTLPTQAQTLDLTFRFVPDLTPPAVTPVRAFLPGSFNDWGPNSSGRIQIGAPSAMDYVPQENEYRKTLTLDIGGTYQYKVHYHNNGDGSNFTWITDPLNPVFVGPNADSQIEVVDPMFLQAARETDNGGNIVAVSAGLFGTAEFTRIDFEVNATTYTNGLDFYDAESGIFRFELPEAVAPGSRFALNAEDMMGRTVSFDIGVPPPTVVDQARPVGIQDGITYSDAEPGKVFLSLLAPSKSYVYVLGDFNDFQPDDAYLMRRDVVSDDEVYWWLEMDLTPGETYAFQYLVDGTQRVTDAYVPLVLDPNNDRFIPESVYPNLPEYPDGAQGIVGVLTPGATPYDWQDDDYERPAQQDLVIYEMLVRDFITAHDYDTLADTLDYFVNLGVNALELMPIQEFGGNENWGYQPTFHLAVDKYYGPPEQLKAFIDAAHQRGLAIILDVVYNHADQPSPLVTLFGANDANPYVHVPEQHPFNVFTDLDHTYFGVQRWLDRANEWWLTEYRVDGFRFDLSKGFTTRDYGGDVGAWSAFNQGRIDLLTRMADEIWAVDDDAYIILEHFADAREDRALANYGRDAGLPGMMLWNNLNRAYSQSAMGYPTATDFESTLERTYPPNNGYPLDGQITFMESHDEQWLMYRNREFGNRSGDYDTRTVETALERMKLVGAFFYTVPGPRMLWQFAEIGYGGGPGECLRDGGGGGCATSDPGRTGNKPIRWDYFADVAPDRNGFNGQVQVTSASEREARVRLYKTWGALLKLRNENAIFTSELTDVDLRVGRTADRYIRLSYGGAPAGQPSEVVIVGNFGVVSDDVTVDFAEGGDWFSYFDNGDLELASAGPQTFTLLPGEFRVYTNEFVEKPEPGLVVTDAEQIDTAVPATLALDAAYPNPFATSTTLEYALPQATDVTLTVYDLLGRQVATLVDAPQTPGRYAVSFDAAGLASGAYVVRLAAGDSVETTRLTITR